A single genomic interval of Gemmatimonas sp. UBA7669 harbors:
- a CDS encoding glutamine--tRNA ligase/YqeY domain fusion protein, with the protein MPADASAAAGPGAAPRRDFIREMVAEDVATGRFGRAPATRFPPEPNGFLHMGHAKSICLNFGIAKEFGGTCNLRFDDTNPATEDIRYVESIKRDVQWLGFQWDGEYYASDYFEKLYEIAESLVLRGKAYVDDQNEEQIRTNRGTVTSPGTPSPWRDRSPEENLDLLRRMKAGEFPDGSRVLRAKIDMAHPNMVMRDPLLLRIRHAHHYRRGNDWCIYPLYDFAHGLSDAIEGITRSLCTLEFKDARDIYDWLVHEAGYVNPPTQIEFARLELDYTVLSKRKLLRLVNEGHVKGWDDPRMPTIAGMRRRGVRPEAIRAFAEVIGVARKDARVEYATYEHAVRNDLNMEVPRRLCVLNPLKVVLTNYPEGQVEQLEAQDYPHDVPKTGSRTVPFSRELYVDRDDFMEDPPKKFYRLAPGREVRLRFGYLITCNEVVKNEAGEVVELRCTYDPATRSGNAPDGRKVQGTIHWVSAPHAASVEVRLYDRLFTQPDPDQVPEGQDFLSVLNPESLVVIPDAKAEPSVLNDPLGSRYQFERVGYFYAEPEDSTSEKRVFNRIVGLRDSWAKEVKKG; encoded by the coding sequence CTGCCCGCCGACGCGAGCGCTGCCGCTGGCCCTGGCGCTGCGCCACGCCGCGATTTCATTCGCGAAATGGTGGCGGAGGACGTGGCCACCGGTCGCTTTGGCCGTGCACCCGCCACGCGTTTCCCGCCGGAGCCCAACGGCTTCCTGCACATGGGACACGCCAAGTCCATCTGCCTCAACTTCGGCATCGCGAAGGAGTTTGGCGGCACCTGCAATCTGCGATTCGACGACACGAATCCGGCCACGGAAGACATTCGCTACGTCGAGTCCATCAAGCGCGACGTGCAGTGGCTTGGGTTCCAGTGGGACGGCGAGTACTACGCCTCGGACTATTTCGAGAAGCTATACGAAATCGCCGAGTCGCTGGTGCTGCGTGGCAAGGCCTACGTGGACGACCAGAACGAGGAGCAGATCCGCACCAACCGCGGCACCGTCACCTCGCCGGGCACGCCGAGTCCCTGGCGTGATCGGTCACCCGAGGAGAATCTCGACCTGCTGCGTCGCATGAAGGCGGGTGAGTTCCCCGACGGGTCGCGTGTGCTGCGCGCAAAAATCGACATGGCGCATCCCAACATGGTGATGCGTGATCCGCTGCTGCTGCGCATTCGGCACGCGCATCACTATCGGCGCGGCAACGACTGGTGCATCTACCCGCTCTATGACTTCGCCCATGGTCTGAGTGACGCCATCGAGGGCATCACGCGTTCGCTGTGCACACTGGAGTTCAAGGACGCGCGCGACATCTACGACTGGCTGGTGCACGAGGCGGGGTATGTGAATCCGCCCACGCAGATCGAGTTCGCGCGACTCGAGCTCGACTATACTGTGCTGAGCAAGCGCAAGCTGCTGCGGCTGGTGAACGAGGGGCACGTGAAGGGCTGGGATGATCCGCGCATGCCCACCATTGCCGGCATGCGTCGGCGTGGCGTGCGGCCCGAGGCCATTCGTGCCTTCGCCGAGGTCATTGGTGTGGCGCGCAAGGACGCGCGGGTGGAGTACGCCACCTACGAGCATGCGGTGCGCAACGACCTCAACATGGAAGTGCCGCGTCGTCTCTGTGTGCTCAACCCGCTCAAGGTGGTGCTCACCAACTACCCCGAAGGCCAGGTCGAGCAGCTCGAGGCGCAGGACTATCCGCACGACGTGCCCAAGACCGGTTCGCGCACGGTGCCGTTCTCACGCGAGCTGTATGTGGACCGCGACGACTTCATGGAGGATCCGCCGAAGAAGTTCTATCGGCTGGCGCCGGGCCGTGAAGTGCGCCTGCGTTTCGGCTATCTCATTACCTGCAACGAGGTGGTGAAGAACGAGGCGGGCGAGGTGGTGGAGCTGCGCTGCACCTACGATCCCGCCACGCGCAGCGGCAACGCGCCCGATGGCCGCAAGGTGCAGGGCACCATTCACTGGGTCAGCGCACCACACGCGGCGAGCGTGGAAGTGCGTCTCTACGATCGCCTCTTCACGCAGCCCGACCCGGATCAGGTGCCTGAGGGGCAGGACTTCCTGAGTGTGCTCAACCCGGAGTCGCTGGTGGTCATTCCTGACGCCAAGGCGGAACCGAGCGTGCTGAACGACCCGTTGGGGTCGCGCTACCAGTTCGAGCGCGTGGGCTATTTCTACGCTGAGCCGGAGGACAGCACGAGCGAGAAGCGGGTATTCAATCGCATCGTGGGGTTGCGCGACAGTTGGGCGAAGGAAGTGAAGAAGGGGTGA
- a CDS encoding threonine ammonia-lyase, which produces MTTLDPRILPAVESVHSAAAGLQAIMKPSRLVPCAPLSEALGVEVLLKLELENPTGSFKVRGAYTVLSRMSAEDRSRGVVASSAGNHGLGVAFAAQAFGAPAMLYVPSTAPQVKKDGIRALGAVVNDDAPDYDAAMVLAKAHAEREGLRFINPCLGLDLLAGQGTVALEILAERPDVRTVLICTGGGGLLGGMGAVLRRLAPEVRVIGVQSEETSAMTRSVRAGQVVDIPVTPTLADGLAGQVDEDALHIGQTCADQLGLVREDDLARSMLWLERTLGLTVEGAGAVTVAALQHGCMLRDGAGPEALAFSSHGPVVALVSGRNVDRTRLDALATRFPA; this is translated from the coding sequence ATGACCACGCTCGATCCTCGCATCCTGCCTGCAGTCGAATCGGTGCACTCCGCCGCCGCCGGGCTGCAGGCCATCATGAAGCCGAGCCGCCTTGTTCCCTGCGCGCCGCTGTCCGAGGCGCTGGGTGTGGAGGTGCTGCTCAAGCTCGAACTGGAGAACCCCACCGGCTCATTCAAGGTGCGCGGAGCGTACACCGTGCTCTCACGCATGAGCGCCGAGGATCGATCGCGGGGTGTGGTGGCCTCGAGCGCCGGCAATCATGGTCTGGGGGTGGCATTTGCCGCGCAGGCGTTCGGGGCGCCGGCCATGCTTTATGTGCCCAGCACCGCCCCACAGGTCAAGAAGGACGGTATTCGCGCCCTGGGCGCGGTGGTCAATGACGACGCGCCCGACTACGACGCGGCCATGGTGCTGGCCAAGGCGCACGCGGAGCGCGAGGGGCTGCGCTTCATCAATCCCTGTCTCGGGCTCGACCTGCTGGCCGGACAGGGCACCGTCGCGCTGGAGATTCTCGCTGAGCGTCCCGATGTGCGCACGGTGCTCATCTGCACCGGGGGCGGCGGCTTGCTGGGTGGCATGGGCGCCGTACTGCGTCGTCTCGCCCCAGAGGTGCGAGTCATCGGGGTGCAGAGCGAAGAAACATCGGCCATGACCCGGAGCGTGCGCGCCGGCCAGGTGGTGGACATTCCCGTCACTCCCACGCTGGCCGATGGCCTCGCCGGGCAGGTCGATGAAGACGCACTGCACATCGGTCAGACCTGCGCCGACCAACTGGGCCTCGTGCGCGAAGACGATCTCGCACGGAGCATGCTGTGGCTCGAGCGCACGCTGGGGCTCACCGTGGAAGGCGCGGGCGCCGTGACGGTGGCTGCGCTGCAACACGGCTGCATGTTGCGTGATGGCGCCGGGCCGGAAGCGCTGGCATTCTCGAGTCATGGACCGGTGGTGGCGCTGGTCTCCGGTCGCAATGTCGACCGCACACGATTGGATGCGCTGGCGACGCGCTTTCCCGCCTAG
- a CDS encoding deoxyribodipyrimidine photo-lyase, with translation MPTTMHALDSDYVRDQLVPRTRDLNGKTYRPGGEYVLYWMQSTHRLDENWALRAAIRTANRLQLPLVIHQGLDPTYPHASDRHHTFMLQGARETARRAESLGLHYQFVLRARRDDDRRVVDRLAARAYVVFTDLFPTAGVLERSLRLAERCDCRVLAIDSVCSVPSGLFEKAEFAARTIRPKIAKVLDHSLEPMAEAWPTVAVSPSLAASLRAIVAEGGGLVALPLARMSDEEIAAAVAGCEIDHSVRALPMSGGRSAALQHLSRFVQQALPGYDTHRNEASDALGTSRLSPYLHFGHVSGAEVVRAARMSGADRASVDAFVQQVTTWRELSFNWCIRTPRFDQLDSLPAWVQRTMQEHVNDPRPVLYDLDTLEQARTGDALWNAAQTELVNEGIIHNYPRMLWGKTVLLWTESYEQARAWLFHLNDKYALDGRDPNSVGGIMWCLGLWDRPWGNKPIWGGIRPMVTSRAKLKFDVAGYIARVQGTRLL, from the coding sequence ATGCCGACGACGATGCACGCTCTCGACAGCGACTATGTGCGCGACCAACTCGTGCCGCGCACACGCGACCTGAACGGCAAGACGTATCGCCCAGGCGGCGAGTACGTGCTGTACTGGATGCAATCCACACATCGCCTCGACGAGAACTGGGCGCTGCGCGCAGCGATACGCACGGCCAACCGCCTGCAATTGCCGCTCGTCATTCATCAGGGGCTCGACCCCACGTATCCGCACGCGAGCGACCGTCACCACACGTTCATGCTGCAGGGTGCACGTGAGACGGCACGCCGCGCTGAATCGCTCGGACTGCACTACCAGTTCGTGCTGCGTGCCCGGCGCGACGATGATCGGCGGGTTGTCGATCGCCTCGCCGCGCGAGCCTATGTGGTGTTCACCGACCTGTTTCCCACGGCGGGTGTGCTGGAGCGCAGCCTGCGACTGGCTGAACGCTGCGACTGCCGTGTGCTGGCCATCGACAGTGTGTGCTCGGTGCCGAGCGGGCTCTTTGAGAAGGCGGAATTCGCCGCCCGCACCATTCGCCCCAAGATTGCCAAGGTGCTCGATCACAGTCTCGAGCCGATGGCTGAGGCCTGGCCCACCGTGGCGGTGTCCCCGTCGCTTGCCGCGTCACTGCGTGCTATCGTGGCTGAAGGCGGCGGACTGGTCGCGCTGCCGCTCGCGCGCATGAGCGACGAAGAGATTGCGGCCGCCGTGGCCGGCTGCGAGATCGACCACAGTGTGCGGGCGCTACCCATGTCCGGAGGACGAAGCGCCGCGTTGCAGCATCTCTCGCGCTTCGTGCAGCAGGCGCTGCCGGGCTACGACACGCATCGCAACGAAGCCAGTGACGCGCTGGGCACGTCGCGCCTTTCGCCCTACCTGCACTTCGGGCACGTCTCAGGCGCTGAAGTGGTGCGCGCGGCGCGCATGTCCGGCGCAGACCGCGCCAGTGTCGACGCCTTCGTGCAACAGGTCACCACCTGGCGCGAGCTGTCGTTCAACTGGTGCATCCGCACGCCGCGTTTCGATCAGTTGGACAGCCTGCCCGCATGGGTGCAGCGCACCATGCAGGAGCACGTCAACGACCCGCGGCCTGTGCTCTATGACCTCGACACGCTGGAGCAGGCGCGCACGGGCGACGCCCTGTGGAACGCAGCGCAGACAGAGTTGGTGAACGAGGGCATCATTCACAACTATCCGCGCATGCTCTGGGGCAAGACGGTGCTGCTTTGGACGGAGTCGTACGAGCAGGCGCGCGCCTGGCTGTTTCACCTCAACGACAAGTACGCGCTCGACGGACGGGATCCGAACAGCGTGGGCGGCATCATGTGGTGTCTCGGGCTCTGGGACCGGCCCTGGGGCAACAAGCCAATCTGGGGTGGCATCCGGCCCATGGTCACGTCACGCGCGAAGCTCAAGTTCGACGTGGCAGGCTACATCGCCCGCGTGCAGGGCACACGACTGCTGTAG
- a CDS encoding Uma2 family endonuclease encodes MPATSPRLWTVEEVQALQEHDPHHRYEVVDGELLVSPSPRRSHQRAVTHLLRVLSEYAERSGLGEALTSPSDVFYDEQTSVQPDVFVIPLVNGRPATDEMVMRPMLVVEVLSPSTARYDRLTKRRFYQRMKFEYWIVDLDSELIERWTPEAERPEICADRLVWQPVVSVEPLVLDVPAYMRKALGVAGGQGPSHRS; translated from the coding sequence ATGCCCGCCACATCACCCCGTCTCTGGACGGTTGAGGAGGTTCAGGCTCTGCAGGAGCATGACCCGCACCACCGGTATGAGGTGGTGGACGGGGAACTGCTTGTGAGCCCGTCACCGAGGCGTTCACATCAGCGTGCAGTGACCCATTTGCTGCGCGTGCTGAGTGAGTACGCGGAACGGAGCGGGCTAGGTGAGGCACTGACCTCGCCCAGTGACGTGTTCTACGATGAGCAAACCTCCGTGCAGCCGGACGTCTTCGTTATCCCCCTTGTGAACGGGCGGCCTGCCACGGACGAAATGGTGATGCGTCCGATGCTCGTGGTCGAGGTGCTCTCCCCTAGCACGGCTCGATATGATCGGCTGACCAAGCGTCGGTTCTATCAGCGGATGAAGTTTGAGTATTGGATCGTTGATCTCGATTCGGAGCTTATCGAGCGATGGACACCGGAGGCCGAGCGCCCGGAGATCTGCGCGGATCGGCTCGTATGGCAGCCTGTTGTCTCCGTTGAGCCGCTGGTGCTGGACGTGCCAGCCTATATGCGAAAGGCCCTTGGGGTTGCCGGAGGACAGGGGCCGTCCCATCGGTCCTGA
- the rnz gene encoding ribonuclease Z: protein MPLLVRFLGTAASRPTVERGVSSLAIIREGQTMLFDCGEGTQRQMMRYGVSFAFEDLFITHTHSDHILGVTGLIRTLSLQARTERLRVWTPRGAAKTLRQCISLGGERTTFPIDITELDSGASLSRGEYRIEAFPVEHGPSVSLGYALIEEERKGRFNPDLARELGIPEGPLWGRIHRGESVTLEDGRIIPASVLVGEPRRGRRIVLTGDTRPCAATIAAAQDADVLIHEATFADEEAQRALETGHSTAREAAEVAKAAGVRQLVLTHISARYSQNARELEREARQVFAATQVAKDGTEVEIPLTEELAAALSSPTV from the coding sequence ATGCCTTTGCTCGTCCGCTTTCTCGGCACCGCCGCCTCCCGCCCCACCGTTGAACGGGGGGTCAGTTCCCTTGCCATCATTCGGGAAGGGCAGACCATGCTCTTCGACTGCGGCGAGGGCACACAGCGTCAGATGATGCGCTACGGGGTGTCGTTTGCGTTTGAAGACCTCTTCATTACGCACACGCACTCCGACCACATCCTCGGTGTTACCGGACTCATCCGTACGCTGTCCCTCCAGGCGCGAACGGAGCGGCTGCGGGTGTGGACCCCCCGTGGAGCGGCCAAGACGTTGCGTCAATGCATCAGTTTGGGTGGCGAGCGCACCACATTTCCCATAGACATAACCGAGCTCGACAGTGGAGCCTCGCTGTCACGCGGTGAGTACCGCATTGAGGCCTTTCCCGTTGAGCACGGGCCCTCGGTGTCACTGGGCTATGCATTGATCGAAGAGGAGCGAAAGGGGCGATTCAACCCCGATCTGGCCCGTGAGCTGGGCATTCCGGAGGGTCCGCTCTGGGGGCGCATTCATCGCGGTGAGTCCGTCACGCTCGAGGACGGTCGCATCATCCCGGCCTCGGTGCTGGTGGGCGAACCACGTCGTGGACGGCGCATCGTGCTGACGGGTGACACGCGCCCCTGCGCGGCCACCATTGCCGCGGCGCAGGACGCCGACGTGCTCATCCACGAGGCCACCTTTGCCGACGAGGAAGCGCAGCGTGCGCTGGAAACCGGGCACAGCACGGCGCGTGAAGCCGCCGAGGTGGCAAAGGCCGCGGGTGTGCGGCAGCTGGTGCTCACGCACATCTCGGCACGCTACTCACAGAACGCGCGCGAACTCGAGCGCGAGGCGCGTCAGGTGTTTGCCGCCACGCAGGTGGCCAAGGACGGCACCGAAGTGGAGATCCCGCT